In a single window of the Streptomyces sp. CGMCC 4.7035 genome:
- the meaB gene encoding methylmalonyl Co-A mutase-associated GTPase MeaB, whose amino-acid sequence MQDVSSLVAQAREGRPRAVARLISLVEGASPQLREVMAALAPLTGNAYVVGLTGSPGVGKSTSTSALVTAYRKQGKRVGVLAVDPSSPFSGGALLGDRVRMSEHASDPGVYIRSMATRGHLGGLAWAAPQAIRVLDGAGCDVILVETVGVGQSEVEIASQADTSMVLLAPGMGDGIQAAKAGILEIGDVYVVNKADRDGADATARELNHMLGLGESRAPGDWRPPIVKTVAARGEGVDEVVEALEKHRAWMEEHGVLAERRRARAAHEVETIAVTALRERIGDLHGDRRLGALAERIVAGELDPYRAADELVAGLTNS is encoded by the coding sequence ATGCAGGACGTCTCCTCGCTGGTGGCCCAGGCCAGGGAAGGCCGGCCGCGGGCCGTGGCCCGGCTGATCTCCCTGGTGGAGGGGGCGTCCCCGCAGCTCAGGGAGGTCATGGCGGCGCTCGCGCCGCTCACGGGCAACGCGTACGTCGTGGGCCTTACGGGCTCGCCGGGCGTCGGCAAGTCCACGTCAACGTCCGCGCTCGTGACGGCGTACCGCAAACAGGGCAAGCGGGTCGGCGTCCTGGCCGTCGACCCGTCCTCGCCCTTCTCCGGCGGCGCGCTGCTCGGCGACCGCGTCCGCATGTCGGAGCACGCGTCGGACCCCGGCGTCTACATCCGCTCGATGGCGACCCGAGGGCATCTGGGCGGCCTCGCCTGGGCCGCCCCGCAGGCCATCCGGGTCCTGGACGGCGCGGGCTGCGACGTGATCCTGGTGGAGACGGTCGGCGTCGGCCAGTCGGAGGTCGAGATCGCCTCCCAGGCCGACACCTCGATGGTGCTCCTCGCCCCCGGGATGGGCGACGGCATCCAGGCCGCGAAGGCGGGCATCCTGGAGATCGGCGACGTGTACGTCGTCAACAAGGCCGACCGTGACGGCGCGGACGCGACCGCGCGCGAGCTCAACCACATGCTGGGCCTCGGGGAGTCGCGGGCCCCGGGCGACTGGCGTCCGCCGATCGTGAAGACGGTCGCGGCACGCGGCGAGGGCGTCGACGAGGTCGTCGAGGCGCTGGAGAAGCACCGGGCGTGGATGGAGGAACACGGAGTGCTCGCCGAGCGCCGGCGGGCCCGTGCCGCCCACGAGGTCGAGACGATCGCGGTGACGGCCCTGCGCGAACGGATCGGTGACCTGCACGGCGACCGCCGCCTGGGCGCGCTGGCGGAGCGGATCGTGGCGGGGGAGCTGGACCCCTATCGGGCGGCGGACGAGCTGGTGGCGGGGCTGACCAACAGCTGA
- the mce gene encoding methylmalonyl-CoA epimerase, whose amino-acid sequence MLTRIDHIGIACFDLDKTVEFYTSTYGFSVFHTEVNEEQGVREAMLKINNTDDGGASYLQLLEPTREDSTVAKWLAKNGEGVHHIAFGTADVDADATAVKDKGVRVLYEEPRRGSMGSRITFLHPKDCHGVLTELVTSAAVESPEH is encoded by the coding sequence ATGCTGACGCGAATCGACCACATCGGGATCGCCTGTTTCGACCTCGACAAGACCGTCGAGTTCTACACCTCGACCTACGGCTTCTCCGTGTTCCACACGGAGGTCAACGAGGAGCAGGGTGTCCGCGAGGCCATGTTGAAGATCAACAACACGGACGACGGCGGCGCCTCCTACCTGCAACTGCTCGAACCCACCCGCGAGGACTCCACGGTCGCGAAGTGGCTGGCGAAGAACGGCGAGGGCGTGCACCACATCGCCTTCGGTACGGCGGACGTCGACGCGGACGCCACCGCCGTCAAGGACAAGGGCGTACGCGTCCTGTACGAGGAGCCACGACGTGGTTCCATGGGGTCGCGGATCACCTTCCTGCACCCCAAGGATTGCCACGGCGTACTGACAGAACTGGTCACATCCGCGGCTGTTGAGTCACCTGAGCACTGA
- a CDS encoding MFS transporter, producing MSAPSPGRPSYAAVLRVPYARRTFFAALVGRLSYGTVSIAVMLSVTRATGSYAVAGTVMALFGAMTVLLSPLRAAFVDRYGPRRALIPMALAYAGLLTALAAVSWRPGAPALLLGALAVGAGAFPPPLGPTMRAVWSGLLDDQRLLQRAYGLDGVTEELLFVSGPLIVGALLRWAPPAAGVALSALLVAAGTVAFVSSPVVAGARPDAAKPERSAKRLRGARGLMQPVLVAAGVGVAVGALDLLVMAFAGQRRYGDDVVAWVLAALSVGSAVGGLLNGAVDWRTSARVRLPLLACGLGLTLAVAGLAPGLGVLTVTVACAGLFIAPALTTSYLIADESAPPGFRTQAGAWVNTAVNAGGSAGSAAVGVLVAHLPLGVCFAASGAVTLTAGAASLWGARGVATSAAAADRGVSAGA from the coding sequence GTGTCTGCGCCTTCTCCCGGGCGGCCTTCGTATGCCGCCGTTCTGCGTGTCCCGTACGCCCGTCGCACCTTCTTCGCCGCGCTCGTCGGCCGGCTGTCGTACGGGACGGTGTCCATCGCCGTGATGCTGTCCGTGACCCGGGCGACCGGGTCCTACGCCGTGGCCGGTACGGTCATGGCGCTCTTCGGGGCCATGACGGTCCTGCTCTCGCCGCTACGGGCGGCGTTCGTCGACCGATACGGGCCCCGGCGGGCGCTGATACCGATGGCGCTGGCGTACGCGGGCCTGCTGACGGCGCTCGCCGCGGTGAGCTGGCGGCCCGGCGCACCGGCCCTGCTGCTGGGTGCCCTCGCCGTCGGTGCCGGTGCCTTCCCGCCGCCTCTGGGCCCCACCATGCGGGCCGTGTGGAGCGGACTCCTCGACGACCAGCGGCTGTTGCAGCGCGCGTACGGGCTCGACGGGGTGACCGAGGAACTGCTGTTCGTGTCCGGTCCGCTGATCGTGGGCGCGTTGCTGCGGTGGGCGCCGCCCGCGGCCGGGGTGGCGCTGAGCGCGCTGCTGGTGGCGGCCGGGACCGTCGCCTTCGTCTCGTCCCCCGTGGTGGCCGGGGCGCGCCCCGACGCGGCGAAGCCGGAGCGCTCCGCGAAGCGGCTGCGGGGTGCGCGGGGCCTGATGCAGCCGGTGTTGGTGGCCGCGGGGGTCGGCGTGGCTGTCGGCGCCCTCGATCTGCTGGTCATGGCCTTCGCCGGGCAGCGGCGGTACGGCGATGACGTCGTGGCCTGGGTGCTCGCGGCGCTGTCCGTGGGCAGCGCGGTCGGCGGGCTGCTGAACGGGGCGGTCGACTGGCGTACGAGTGCGCGGGTACGCCTGCCGCTGCTCGCCTGCGGCCTGGGCCTGACCCTGGCGGTGGCCGGCCTTGCCCCCGGCCTCGGCGTCCTCACCGTGACCGTGGCCTGCGCGGGCCTCTTCATAGCCCCGGCCCTGACGACGTCGTATCTGATCGCGGACGAGTCCGCCCCGCCGGGCTTCCGCACCCAGGCGGGCGCCTGGGTCAACACCGCGGTGAACGCGGGCGGTTCGGCCGGCTCGGCGGCGGTGGGGGTGCTGGTGGCACATCTGCCGCTGGGGGTGTGCTTCGCGGCGTCGGGAGCCGTGACGCTGACGGCTGGGGCGGCGTCGCTCTGGGGTGC
- a CDS encoding acetyl-CoA C-acetyltransferase, whose amino-acid sequence MSGTNSTTSVIVAGARTPMGRLLGSLKSFSGADLGGFAIKAALDRAGIGGDQVQYVIMGQVLQAGAGQIPARQAAVKAGIPMSVPALTINKVCLSGLDAIALADQLIRAGEFDVIVAGGQESMTNAPHLLPKSRDGFKYGAVQMLDAMAYDGLTDSFEGIAMGESTEKHNTRLGLGRQEQDEIAALSHQRAAAAQKNGVFEAEITPVEVPQRKGEPVVFSKDEGIRGETTVESLAKLRPAFTKDGTITAGSSSQISDGAAAVVVMSKAKAQELGLEWIAEIGAHGNVAGPDNSLQSQPSNAILHALKKEGLEVSDLDLIEINEAFAAVAVQSMKDLGVSSEKVNVHGGAIALGHPIGMSGARLVLHLALELKRRGGGVGAAALCGGGGQGDALIVRVPKA is encoded by the coding sequence ATGTCTGGAACGAACAGCACGACCAGCGTCATCGTCGCGGGTGCCCGCACCCCGATGGGACGGCTGCTCGGCTCGCTGAAGTCCTTCTCCGGAGCCGACCTCGGCGGCTTCGCGATCAAGGCCGCCCTCGACCGTGCGGGGATCGGTGGCGACCAGGTGCAATACGTGATCATGGGCCAGGTGCTGCAGGCCGGGGCGGGGCAGATCCCGGCCCGTCAGGCCGCGGTCAAGGCGGGCATCCCGATGAGTGTCCCGGCCCTGACGATCAACAAGGTGTGTCTGTCGGGCCTCGACGCGATCGCGCTGGCCGACCAGTTGATCCGTGCGGGTGAGTTCGACGTGATCGTCGCGGGCGGCCAGGAGTCCATGACCAACGCCCCCCACCTGCTCCCGAAGTCCCGCGACGGCTTCAAGTACGGCGCGGTCCAGATGCTCGACGCGATGGCGTACGACGGCCTGACCGACTCCTTCGAAGGCATCGCCATGGGCGAGTCCACGGAGAAGCACAACACGCGACTCGGCCTCGGCCGGCAGGAGCAGGACGAGATCGCGGCCCTGTCCCACCAGCGGGCCGCGGCCGCCCAGAAGAACGGCGTCTTCGAGGCCGAGATCACCCCGGTCGAGGTGCCTCAGCGCAAGGGCGAACCGGTCGTTTTCAGCAAGGACGAGGGCATCCGCGGCGAGACGACGGTGGAGTCCCTGGCGAAGCTGCGCCCCGCGTTCACCAAGGACGGCACGATCACGGCCGGTTCCTCCTCGCAGATCTCGGACGGTGCGGCGGCCGTGGTCGTGATGAGCAAGGCCAAGGCGCAGGAGCTGGGCTTGGAGTGGATCGCGGAGATCGGCGCCCACGGGAACGTCGCCGGACCGGACAACTCTTTGCAGTCGCAGCCGTCGAACGCGATCCTGCACGCCCTGAAGAAGGAGGGCCTGGAGGTCTCGGATCTCGACCTGATCGAGATCAACGAGGCGTTCGCCGCCGTTGCCGTGCAGTCGATGAAGGACTTGGGGGTTTCCTCCGAAAAGGTGAATGTCCATGGCGGCGCGATTGCCCTGGGTCACCCGATCGGCATGTCCGGCGCCCGGCTCGTCCTGCACCTCGCCCTGGAGCTCAAGCGGCGCGGCGGAGGCGTCGGCGCGGCGGCGCTGTGCGGTGGCGGCGGCCAGGGTGACGCGCTGATCGTGCGGGTACCCAAGGCCTGA